In one Henriciella litoralis genomic region, the following are encoded:
- a CDS encoding paraquat-inducible protein A: MSDTPAPAETPAPERAPMSSKIIDVLAEWMLYVSAALIIMGISQPSIMKPNYVGLMIEYNLWGVVRTLFEFDLVFMGLVVIFFSGIFPLAKTLLAAIIFRRGAPPSPKLAWWLNVLGKWSMLDVFLAAILIGLSQTMAYVGFYPRIGLYYFTAGVILNNIATLRLSFSRWKPDPK, encoded by the coding sequence ATGAGCGACACGCCCGCCCCCGCCGAAACGCCAGCGCCAGAGCGCGCACCTATGTCCAGCAAGATCATTGATGTGCTGGCCGAATGGATGCTGTACGTGTCGGCTGCCCTGATCATCATGGGCATCTCGCAACCCTCAATCATGAAGCCCAATTATGTGGGCCTGATGATCGAGTACAATCTCTGGGGCGTGGTGCGGACCCTGTTTGAGTTTGACCTCGTCTTCATGGGCCTTGTCGTCATTTTCTTCTCCGGGATTTTCCCGCTGGCGAAGACCCTGCTCGCCGCCATCATCTTCCGGCGCGGCGCCCCGCCCAGCCCGAAACTTGCCTGGTGGCTCAACGTGCTCGGCAAATGGTCGATGCTGGATGTCTTTCTCGCTGCCATCCTGATCGGCCTGTCGCAGACCATGGCCTATGTCGGCTTCTATCCGCGCATCGGCCTCTACTATTTCACCGCCGGCGTCATCCTCAACAATATCGCGACGCTGCGTTTATCCTTTTCACGCTGGAAGCCAGACCCTAAATAG
- a CDS encoding SPASM domain-containing protein: MQSIYWVMTWACHRKCKHCYDDRFRPYVRDALSEVVGEGQAAFNAVLTNLPDDMSWRDPATGKRQRTNLILAGGELLIDGVREELFYPALRAIKARWGDKAPKISIQTTGDVLTPDYLDACLELGVESIAIASIDDYHVGMKGEKKFQFMRDMRELMASRGVSEVSLGGAKSKKLNMPDAKAPRPEGPNFLFFGAQEDLWIGELWPRGRAWMNGLSNADYATNFCSRWSGGKNFLHIGEAGSEIAIEPDGSIYPCCIKTKAPLGKLTEERLEDILASVGKLPAIQAINQGDPELMAESREAFRAVSSAEDGKGRTVENVCLGCDHFFQHQVGPELRRLRDERLAAKVRA; encoded by the coding sequence GTGCAATCAATCTACTGGGTGATGACCTGGGCCTGCCACCGCAAGTGCAAGCACTGCTATGACGACCGGTTTCGGCCCTATGTGCGCGATGCGCTGAGTGAGGTTGTCGGCGAAGGGCAGGCGGCCTTCAACGCGGTCCTCACCAATCTGCCCGACGATATGAGCTGGCGCGATCCTGCGACCGGCAAGCGCCAGCGCACCAACCTCATCCTTGCCGGCGGGGAGCTGTTGATCGATGGCGTTCGCGAGGAGCTGTTCTATCCGGCGCTGCGCGCCATCAAGGCGCGCTGGGGCGATAAGGCCCCGAAAATCTCGATCCAGACAACCGGCGATGTGCTGACGCCTGACTATCTCGATGCCTGTCTTGAGCTTGGCGTTGAGAGCATCGCGATTGCTTCCATCGACGACTACCATGTCGGCATGAAGGGCGAGAAGAAGTTCCAGTTCATGCGCGACATGCGTGAGCTGATGGCTTCGCGCGGGGTGTCTGAGGTCTCGCTTGGCGGGGCGAAGTCGAAGAAGCTCAACATGCCGGACGCGAAGGCGCCGCGCCCGGAGGGGCCGAACTTCTTGTTCTTTGGCGCGCAGGAAGATTTGTGGATTGGTGAGCTCTGGCCACGCGGTCGGGCGTGGATGAATGGCCTCTCCAATGCCGACTATGCGACGAATTTCTGTTCGCGCTGGTCTGGCGGCAAAAACTTCCTCCATATCGGCGAGGCTGGATCAGAGATTGCGATTGAGCCGGACGGGTCAATCTATCCCTGCTGCATCAAGACCAAGGCGCCGCTTGGCAAGCTGACCGAGGAGCGGCTGGAGGATATTCTCGCAAGCGTTGGGAAACTCCCGGCCATTCAGGCGATCAATCAGGGTGATCCGGAATTGATGGCCGAGAGCCGGGAGGCGTTCCGCGCGGTCTCAAGCGCAGAGGACGGCAAGGGCCGGACGGTGGAGAATGTCTGCCTGGGCTGCGACCATTTCTTCCAGCATCAGGTCGGCCCGGAACTGCGTCGTTTGCGCGATGAGCGGCTGGCTGCCAAGGTCAGGGCCTAA
- a CDS encoding alpha/beta hydrolase: MMTGGRIGAGGLVGLMMLAGGCQITMSEDSIFGPPTPRGAQTVAEMDFRGQEKLTDPQSELAQSPALEGLLPATVEHGFVDYEGGRIAWSLTSAAGEDADRPVIVNCVGRGGDRPNGGVYYARKVLPWGDVLQFDYPGYGDSTGTPSIDAIKASTPAIVELAESRAGERPLIYWGHSLGGFICPRFVAASPQADGLVYEATALSVEEASEVWKPWYLRFLPIEMVPEKESEDGDNADPVRGFKGPILVVAGGEDHVLPDFLGRSLADKLERQGNDVTYVHMEEGSHVDIPLQPGFAEAAGPTIRRMKNIN, from the coding sequence ATGATGACAGGTGGACGGATTGGGGCTGGCGGCCTTGTGGGCCTGATGATGCTGGCAGGTGGCTGCCAGATCACGATGAGCGAAGACAGCATTTTTGGTCCACCGACACCGCGCGGCGCGCAGACGGTCGCCGAGATGGATTTTCGGGGTCAGGAAAAGCTCACCGATCCACAATCGGAGCTTGCCCAGTCACCCGCGCTGGAAGGATTGCTGCCTGCCACCGTTGAGCATGGCTTTGTCGATTATGAGGGCGGCCGCATCGCCTGGAGCCTGACATCGGCTGCCGGGGAGGACGCTGACCGGCCCGTCATCGTCAATTGCGTCGGGCGAGGCGGTGACCGGCCAAATGGCGGGGTCTATTATGCCCGCAAGGTTTTGCCCTGGGGCGATGTGCTCCAGTTCGATTATCCGGGCTATGGAGACAGCACGGGCACGCCCAGCATCGATGCGATCAAGGCGAGCACGCCAGCCATTGTTGAGCTGGCCGAAAGCCGCGCCGGTGAGCGCCCGCTGATCTATTGGGGTCATTCGCTTGGCGGGTTCATCTGCCCGCGCTTCGTGGCGGCGTCCCCTCAAGCCGATGGGCTTGTCTATGAGGCGACGGCGCTCAGCGTGGAAGAAGCCTCTGAAGTCTGGAAGCCCTGGTATCTACGCTTTCTGCCGATCGAGATGGTGCCCGAGAAGGAAAGCGAGGACGGCGACAATGCCGATCCGGTGCGCGGGTTCAAAGGCCCGATCCTCGTTGTGGCAGGTGGCGAGGACCATGTTCTGCCAGACTTTCTCGGTCGCTCTCTTGCGGACAAGCTGGAGCGGCAGGGCAATGATGTCACCTATGTGCACATGGAAGAGGGCAGCCATGTCGATATTCCACTGCAGCCGGGTTTTGCTGAGGCGGCCGGGCCGACGATCCGCCGGATGAAGAATATCAACTGA
- a CDS encoding MarR family winged helix-turn-helix transcriptional regulator gives MDQKTTDALISLRRIQRRIELYARSLAQATGLSGSQLKVLQLLSGPGKAAPGDLVRMTALSNASVTSLVDKLEKRGLVSRKRDPSDGRRFIVQMEPAGLDVLRSAPNPLQDHFELLFADLPEWQRSMIVASLERVAEIVDARSEITDSEPILDVGLFDEPAEP, from the coding sequence ATGGACCAGAAGACAACTGATGCCCTGATCTCGTTGAGGCGGATACAGCGCCGGATCGAACTCTATGCCCGCTCGCTCGCGCAGGCGACGGGCCTCAGCGGCTCACAGCTGAAAGTGTTGCAACTGCTCTCCGGCCCCGGAAAAGCCGCGCCGGGGGACCTCGTTCGCATGACGGCCCTCAGCAATGCGTCCGTGACGTCACTGGTCGACAAGTTGGAAAAGCGCGGCCTTGTCTCGCGCAAGCGAGACCCGAGCGACGGACGCCGTTTTATCGTGCAGATGGAGCCTGCAGGCCTCGACGTGCTGCGCAGCGCGCCAAACCCGCTTCAGGACCATTTTGAGCTTCTCTTCGCCGACTTGCCCGAATGGCAACGATCCATGATCGTCGCCTCGCTGGAACGGGTCGCCGAGATTGTCGATGCGCGCTCGGAGATTACCGATTCAGAGCCGATCCTCGATGTTGGCCTGTTCGACGAGCCTGCTGAACCTTAG
- a CDS encoding Gmad2 immunoglobulin-like domain-containing protein, whose product MTRTLILAASLVFAAGACSPNDPDEQVAQPGVDAGQEDGGSALDDDAMALTLDTPVEGADVTSPLTFSGSASGLWYFEGDFPVRLVDGSDTVIAESYASSQSNWMTEEQVPFKGEIEFDVSEATEATLILQADDPSGMKVPVEKKVALTLLPLKKGRLVIEADPPPWKPKQD is encoded by the coding sequence ATGACACGCACACTGATCCTTGCCGCTTCGCTGGTCTTTGCAGCGGGTGCCTGCTCGCCAAACGACCCGGATGAACAGGTGGCGCAGCCTGGCGTCGATGCCGGTCAGGAAGACGGCGGTTCCGCTTTGGACGATGACGCCATGGCGCTGACGCTTGATACGCCGGTTGAGGGCGCAGATGTCACGTCGCCACTCACATTCTCCGGCAGCGCTTCGGGGCTCTGGTATTTTGAAGGGGATTTCCCGGTTCGTCTTGTGGATGGCAGCGACACGGTGATCGCCGAATCCTATGCCTCGTCCCAGTCCAACTGGATGACAGAGGAACAGGTGCCCTTCAAAGGCGAGATTGAATTCGATGTGTCAGAGGCCACTGAAGCAACGCTCATCCTGCAGGCGGACGATCCGAGTGGCATGAAAGTGCCGGTGGAGAAGAAGGTCGCGCTGACGTTGCTGCCCTTGAAAAAGGGACGTCTTGTTATCGAGGCTGACCCGCCTCCATGGAAACCAAAACAGGACTAA
- a CDS encoding M48 family metallopeptidase, with amino-acid sequence MGRGIIILIGVVGLAAYYFSNQQVNPFSGKKEFNAVSIDQASKLGAQSYAQILQKEGGNVLCDRRCSGEEAEIVQTVRDIGERLQEAAIEYENDLLAEGWDFTPVATDFSWTYNVIASDQPNAFCLPGGYVAVYTGIMDVTGNFDGEVTMADLDDPDKLAVVMGHEIGHAMAHHGAKRMSQGQLAQLGMAAVAAGVGDMDAGQRQLVMQAMGVAAQGGLMAFSRQHETEADLIGLELLVRACFDPREAPELWERMGSLGGGQRPPEWMSTHPASETRAQNFRDWMPEYIEKYEAQCGRPLR; translated from the coding sequence ATGGGGCGCGGAATTATCATTCTTATCGGCGTTGTTGGGCTGGCGGCTTACTATTTCAGCAACCAGCAGGTGAACCCGTTTTCGGGCAAGAAAGAGTTCAACGCTGTCTCGATTGATCAGGCGAGCAAGCTGGGCGCGCAATCCTATGCGCAGATCCTGCAGAAGGAGGGCGGCAACGTCCTCTGTGACCGTCGGTGTAGCGGCGAGGAGGCCGAGATTGTTCAGACGGTGCGCGACATCGGTGAGCGATTGCAGGAGGCCGCGATTGAATATGAGAATGACCTGCTCGCGGAGGGCTGGGACTTCACGCCCGTCGCGACGGATTTTTCATGGACGTATAATGTCATCGCCTCCGATCAGCCGAACGCCTTTTGCCTGCCCGGCGGCTATGTCGCCGTTTATACCGGCATCATGGATGTGACCGGCAATTTCGATGGCGAGGTTACGATGGCTGACCTTGATGACCCCGACAAGCTGGCGGTTGTGATGGGCCACGAAATTGGCCACGCCATGGCGCATCACGGTGCCAAGCGGATGAGCCAGGGACAGCTGGCGCAGCTTGGCATGGCGGCGGTCGCTGCCGGGGTTGGCGATATGGATGCCGGCCAGCGCCAGCTTGTGATGCAGGCCATGGGCGTCGCCGCGCAAGGCGGGCTGATGGCGTTTTCCCGCCAGCATGAGACCGAGGCTGACCTTATTGGCCTGGAGCTGCTGGTGCGCGCCTGCTTTGACCCGCGCGAGGCCCCGGAGCTTTGGGAGCGGATGGGCTCACTCGGCGGCGGCCAGCGGCCCCCGGAATGGATGTCGACCCACCCGGCCTCAGAGACGCGCGCGCAGAACTTCCGGGACTGGATGCCCGAATATATCGAGAAATATGAGGCCCAGTGCGGCAGGCCACTGCGCTAG
- a CDS encoding glycine zipper domain-containing protein produces MKTLLKTTALAATGLMMAACTQSGYTERNAAIGAAGGAVAGAVIGNNTGDGDAGRGAAIGAALGGLAGAAKGCTEAADCDTPGVKDQPDEKDSDGDGYADAYDRYPYDARSW; encoded by the coding sequence ATGAAGACACTTTTGAAAACGACCGCTCTTGCTGCAACAGGCCTGATGATGGCCGCCTGTACCCAGTCGGGCTACACCGAACGTAACGCCGCGATTGGCGCTGCTGGTGGTGCCGTTGCTGGCGCCGTGATCGGTAACAATACAGGCGACGGCGATGCTGGACGCGGTGCAGCGATTGGCGCGGCGCTCGGTGGCCTTGCCGGTGCAGCCAAGGGTTGTACGGAAGCTGCTGACTGCGACACGCCCGGCGTGAAAGACCAGCCAGACGAGAAGGACAGCGACGGTGACGGCTATGCCGACGCATATGACCGCTATCCATACGACGCGCGCTCCTGGTAG
- a CDS encoding acyl-CoA dehydrogenase family protein — protein sequence MDLKTDPKLEEFRADVRAFFANDFPQDILEKTARGASLTTAEIRKSESALGRKGWLAAAWPEEHGGPGWSLKEQYIFDEELERAGVPTVTPMGVVYVGPILYTFGTDEQKARWLPGIREGREGWAQGYSEPEAGSDLASLQFSAVRDGDEYVLNGTKIWTSAAQHADWIFCLARTDNSGKKQEGITFIISEMDRPGVTLRPIITIDGKHALNQVTFDNVRVPADYRIGEEGKGWTYSQFLLGHERTSYARIGGKRKQLAHIRAIASAVPDGGNSRLIDDDAFARKLAEANLAVDALEMTVLRVLSAVKDGGAPGKEASIIKILATEAAQQITTLYLDTAGLNANRGFADSVSPAWLEGGLATQHAAPGVSTYLGTRAQSIYGGTNEIQHNIIAKRVLEL from the coding sequence ATGGACCTCAAAACAGACCCGAAGCTCGAAGAGTTCCGCGCCGATGTGCGCGCCTTCTTCGCCAATGACTTCCCACAGGACATTCTGGAAAAGACCGCGCGCGGCGCCTCGCTGACGACGGCAGAAATCCGCAAATCCGAAAGCGCGCTGGGGCGAAAGGGCTGGCTCGCTGCGGCCTGGCCTGAGGAGCATGGCGGGCCGGGCTGGTCGCTGAAAGAACAATACATCTTCGATGAGGAGCTGGAGCGCGCGGGCGTACCGACCGTCACGCCGATGGGCGTCGTCTATGTCGGCCCGATCCTCTACACCTTCGGCACCGATGAGCAGAAAGCCCGCTGGCTGCCGGGCATCCGCGAAGGGCGTGAAGGCTGGGCGCAGGGCTATTCCGAACCTGAAGCCGGCTCAGACCTCGCCTCCCTGCAATTCTCCGCTGTTCGCGATGGCGACGAATACGTCCTGAATGGCACCAAGATCTGGACGTCCGCCGCCCAGCATGCCGACTGGATCTTCTGCCTCGCGCGGACCGATAATTCCGGCAAGAAGCAGGAAGGCATCACCTTCATCATCTCCGAGATGGACCGGCCGGGTGTTACGCTCCGCCCGATCATCACGATCGATGGCAAGCATGCGCTGAACCAGGTCACCTTCGACAATGTCCGCGTGCCGGCCGATTACCGCATCGGCGAAGAGGGCAAGGGCTGGACCTATAGCCAGTTCCTGCTCGGCCATGAGCGCACCTCCTATGCGCGCATTGGCGGCAAGCGCAAACAGCTTGCTCATATCCGCGCCATTGCAAGCGCGGTGCCGGATGGCGGCAATTCCCGCCTCATCGATGATGATGCCTTTGCCCGCAAGCTGGCCGAGGCCAATCTCGCGGTGGATGCACTGGAAATGACCGTTCTTCGGGTTCTTTCGGCGGTGAAGGATGGCGGCGCGCCAGGCAAGGAAGCCTCGATCATCAAGATCCTCGCCACCGAGGCCGCCCAGCAGATCACGACGCTCTACCTCGATACGGCAGGCCTCAACGCCAATCGGGGTTTTGCCGACTCTGTCAGCCCCGCCTGGCTGGAAGGCGGATTGGCCACGCAACATGCCGCGCCGGGTGTCTCCACCTATCTCGGCACGCGTGCGCAATCGATCTATGGCGGCACCAATGAAATTCAGCACAATATCATCGCCAAACGGGTGCTGGAGCTATAA
- a CDS encoding GFA family protein, translating into MKDPNLPLEGGCRCGKVRFRVTAPPIITMLCHCKGCQRMSSSAFSTSAAFPADAFEVIQGETVLGGLKQELPHHFCPDCMSWMFTRPPQLDFMVNIRAPLFDDTDWYAPFAETFASTKLAWVDTSTPHSFPEFPGADDMGPLIEAYGAALGRSV; encoded by the coding sequence TTGAAAGACCCGAACCTGCCCCTCGAAGGCGGCTGCCGGTGCGGCAAAGTCCGGTTCCGCGTGACCGCGCCGCCGATCATTACGATGCTCTGCCACTGCAAAGGCTGTCAGAGGATGTCGTCCAGCGCCTTCTCGACGAGCGCCGCCTTTCCGGCTGATGCGTTTGAGGTCATTCAAGGCGAGACGGTGCTAGGCGGCCTGAAGCAGGAGCTCCCGCATCATTTCTGCCCGGACTGTATGAGCTGGATGTTCACCCGCCCGCCTCAACTCGATTTCATGGTCAATATCCGCGCGCCCCTGTTCGACGACACGGACTGGTATGCCCCCTTCGCCGAAACCTTCGCCAGCACGAAGCTCGCCTGGGTGGACACCTCGACGCCACACAGCTTCCCTGAGTTTCCCGGAGCCGATGATATGGGCCCGCTGATTGAGGCCTATGGCGCGGCGTTGGGCCGGTCGGTCTAG
- a CDS encoding MBL fold metallo-hydrolase, whose translation MTDQVQNKPKLEIRIVPTTPLQQNTSLIWSIDTKEGVFVDPGGDIEKLMGAAEQFGVKIVGVWLTHGHMDHAGAAAAVKERTGCEIIGPHKDDQWLLDEIESSGRRYGITDGKNVTPDRYLEDGDELELDGVKFGVAHTPGHTPGHVVIYNESGALAFVGDVLFQGSIGRTDFPRGNHQQLIDSITSKLWPLGKDIRFVPGHGPMSTFGHERQSNPFVADAVTGYAGAEKQAASEIDQKLSKRYS comes from the coding sequence ATGACAGACCAAGTCCAGAACAAGCCCAAGCTCGAAATCCGCATCGTTCCGACGACGCCGCTGCAGCAGAACACCAGCCTCATCTGGTCCATCGACACCAAGGAAGGCGTCTTCGTCGATCCGGGCGGCGACATTGAAAAACTGATGGGCGCAGCCGAGCAGTTCGGCGTGAAGATCGTCGGCGTCTGGCTGACCCATGGCCATATGGACCATGCGGGCGCGGCCGCCGCCGTGAAAGAACGCACCGGATGCGAGATCATCGGCCCGCACAAAGATGACCAGTGGCTACTGGACGAAATTGAATCCTCGGGCCGTCGCTATGGCATCACCGATGGCAAGAACGTCACGCCTGATCGCTATCTCGAAGACGGCGATGAGCTGGAGCTGGACGGGGTCAAATTCGGCGTCGCGCATACGCCAGGTCATACGCCCGGTCATGTTGTCATCTACAATGAAAGCGGCGCGCTCGCCTTTGTCGGCGACGTGCTGTTCCAGGGCTCCATCGGCCGGACAGACTTTCCGCGCGGCAATCACCAGCAGCTGATCGATTCCATCACGAGCAAGCTCTGGCCGCTGGGCAAGGACATCCGCTTCGTCCCCGGTCACGGCCCGATGAGCACATTTGGCCATGAGCGCCAGTCGAACCCGTTCGTCGCCGACGCTGTGACGGGCTATGCGGGCGCGGAGAAACAGGCCGCAAGCGAAATCGATCAGAAGCTGTCAAAGCGCTATAGCTGA
- a CDS encoding 2OG-Fe(II) oxygenase, translating to MPDELTLALRNELLALDAAAELEAAGIGRQDDFTIDRQIRRTRITWFDGESAAQKAFLDWSDQLRIALNRELMLGLFEFEVCFAVYPPGGFYDRHLDSFAGARNRVISLVAYLTEDWHAEKGGALALWPAGAGDTDTPSDRVIPEAGGVVLMLSEDIPHAVEVTHEKRLGLAGWWRVNQSGVDRIDPIS from the coding sequence GATGAGCTGACACTCGCCCTTCGCAATGAATTGCTCGCCCTCGACGCAGCCGCAGAGCTTGAGGCGGCCGGCATTGGCCGCCAGGACGATTTCACGATCGACCGTCAGATCCGCCGCACACGCATTACCTGGTTCGATGGCGAAAGCGCCGCCCAGAAAGCGTTTCTGGACTGGTCTGACCAGCTTCGTATCGCGCTCAATCGTGAGCTGATGCTCGGCCTGTTCGAGTTTGAAGTCTGCTTCGCCGTCTATCCGCCCGGCGGCTTCTATGACCGCCATCTCGACAGTTTTGCCGGGGCGCGGAACCGTGTGATCTCGCTGGTCGCCTATCTCACCGAGGACTGGCACGCCGAAAAAGGCGGCGCATTGGCGCTCTGGCCAGCTGGCGCAGGCGACACCGACACCCCATCAGACCGCGTCATCCCGGAAGCGGGCGGCGTTGTCCTGATGCTGTCGGAAGACATTCCCCACGCGGTCGAAGTGACCCATGAAAAGCGCCTCGGCCTTGCCGGATGGTGGCGGGTCAACCAGTCAGGCGTCGACCGGATCGACCCGATCAGCTAG
- a CDS encoding TadE/TadG family type IV pilus assembly protein — translation MGAQFHILSKRFAKATGGSTMPIFAISLMAILSLVGATIALGMDSRSGHALQQAADASALGGATAFLNTDSPKAEVRLAAARVQASALARQNSDYELADMDIGAVSEDAYGQHTRIEVELEFKPVNYFAKIAGGSATAPVRRRAVASATWGFPLCVLTLDENNPGIRIRDYGRLSAKGCIVWSNSSAGEAMKFDGGSADAKAFCAHGGYRRDAKASVSPLPETGCQQLPDPLKGYSIPLSGICDSTNANIKRIGSTRLQPGIYCGGLIIHARNVTMDPGIYHIRGGGLKIIARGALEAQGVTFILDNEVGNIDIKGNSGLNVVAPSTGPTAGMAFVELKGPFKHTKNFKIDGQVNVEGVVYMPSYDVSVRKFGGGTTKSPYLQVVANSVEISGRGSLDIDFDMSATDLPMVIAPEKQARLLE, via the coding sequence ATGGGCGCGCAGTTTCACATCCTTTCCAAGCGGTTCGCGAAGGCCACTGGTGGCAGCACCATGCCGATATTCGCGATTTCGCTGATGGCGATCCTGTCTTTGGTGGGGGCGACGATTGCGCTCGGCATGGACTCGCGCTCCGGCCACGCCTTGCAGCAGGCTGCCGACGCCTCCGCCCTCGGCGGCGCGACCGCCTTCCTCAACACGGATTCGCCCAAAGCCGAGGTCAGACTCGCGGCCGCGCGCGTACAGGCGAGCGCTCTGGCGCGGCAAAACTCCGATTACGAGCTCGCCGACATGGACATCGGCGCCGTCAGTGAAGACGCCTATGGCCAGCACACCAGGATTGAAGTCGAACTGGAATTCAAGCCGGTCAACTATTTCGCCAAGATTGCAGGCGGGTCCGCCACCGCCCCCGTCCGTCGCCGCGCCGTCGCGTCTGCCACCTGGGGCTTTCCGCTTTGCGTGCTGACACTTGATGAAAATAATCCCGGTATAAGAATTAGAGACTATGGCAGATTAAGCGCGAAGGGCTGCATCGTCTGGTCCAATTCGAGCGCCGGTGAGGCGATGAAATTTGACGGGGGAAGCGCAGACGCAAAAGCTTTCTGCGCGCATGGCGGCTATCGGCGCGATGCAAAAGCCAGTGTTTCGCCCTTACCGGAAACCGGATGCCAGCAACTGCCGGATCCGCTGAAAGGCTATTCGATACCGCTCAGCGGCATCTGCGATAGCACGAACGCCAACATCAAAAGAATTGGGTCAACCCGGTTACAGCCGGGCATCTATTGTGGCGGGCTGATCATTCATGCGCGCAATGTGACGATGGACCCTGGCATCTATCACATCCGTGGCGGCGGCCTGAAAATCATTGCCCGCGGCGCACTTGAGGCCCAGGGCGTCACTTTTATTTTAGACAACGAAGTCGGCAATATCGATATCAAAGGCAATTCCGGGCTTAATGTTGTTGCGCCAAGCACAGGCCCCACAGCAGGCATGGCCTTCGTTGAGCTCAAAGGCCCCTTCAAACACACAAAAAATTTCAAAATTGACGGGCAAGTGAACGTCGAAGGCGTGGTCTATATGCCGTCATACGACGTCAGTGTCAGAAAGTTCGGGGGCGGCACGACCAAGTCCCCCTATCTGCAGGTTGTTGCCAACAGTGTAGAGATTTCTGGCCGGGGCAGTCTCGACATCGACTTCGATATGAGCGCCACTGACCTGCCGATGGTGATTGCGCCGGAAAAGCAGGCCCGACTGCTGGAATGA